The region ATTCTCATCAAAATATCGATCAAAGCGATATTGACGCTCTTTGTAAGGCTTTGAAAGGCGAGTTTTTAACAGGGGGCAAAAGGGTTGATGACTTTGAAGAAGCCCTTGCTTCTTATGTGGGCGTGAAATATGCTTGCGTTCTTAATTCAGCCACCTCAGCCTTGCACCTAGCCTTTGAGGCTTTAAAGGTAAAAGATAAGCTTGTTTTAAGCCCTGCTATTAGTTTTGTAGCCACTTCAAATGCAGCTTTAATGGCAGGAGCTAAGATAGATTTTATCGACATTAAAAATGATGGCAACATAGATGAAAAAAAGCTTGAAATCAGGCTAAAAAAGGCCCAGCAAGAAAAAGAGCAAGTAGGGGCTATCGTAGGGGTTGATTATGCTGGAAATAGCCTTGAAAGTGATGAGCTTTTAAGATTAAGCAAGCTTTACAATGTGCCTTTTTTAGATGATGCAAGCCATGCCCTTGGAAGTACCTATAAGGGCGTTAAGGTGGGTAAAAAGGCAAATTTAAGTATATTTTCCTTTCATCCTGTAAAGCCAATAACTACCTTTGAGGGTGGGGCTGTGCTAAGTGATGATAAGGATTTAATAGAAAAAATCAAGCTTTTAAGAAGCCATGGGCTTGTTAAAAAAAGGCTTTGGCTTTATGATATGCTGGATCTTGGCTATAATTATCGCTTAAGCGATGTAGCTTGTGCTTTGGGGCTTAACCAGCTTAAAAAACTTGATTTAAATTTAGCAAAGAGAGAGCAAATCGCTAGCTTTTATGATAAGGAATTTGAAAAAAATCCTTATTTTTCCACTATCAAAATCAAAGCTTATAAGACAAGTTCAAGGCACTTATATCCTATCTTGCTTAATCCTAAGTTTTACTGCCAAAAAGAAGAGCTTTTTGAAAGGCTTTTAAATTTAGGAATAGGCGTTCAGGTGCATTACAAACCAGCTTATGAGTTTAGCTTTTATAAAAAAATGCTTGGAGAACTTTACTTAGAAAAGGCGGATAATTTTTACAAGGCCCAGCTTAGCATTCCTTGTCATCAGCAAATGAGCCTAAAAGATGCTAAATTTGTGCGAGATAGCTTATTTAAACTCTTTGAAGAACTTGATAAAAAGGGATATTGTGAGTGAAGAACTTAATGAAAATTTAGGCTTACAAATGCATGATTTGACCAAAAGGCTTTTTCCACTTAA is a window of Campylobacter sp. MIT 99-7217 DNA encoding:
- the pseC gene encoding UDP-4-amino-4,6-dideoxy-N-acetyl-beta-L-altrosamine transaminase, which gives rise to MLTYSHQNIDQSDIDALCKALKGEFLTGGKRVDDFEEALASYVGVKYACVLNSATSALHLAFEALKVKDKLVLSPAISFVATSNAALMAGAKIDFIDIKNDGNIDEKKLEIRLKKAQQEKEQVGAIVGVDYAGNSLESDELLRLSKLYNVPFLDDASHALGSTYKGVKVGKKANLSIFSFHPVKPITTFEGGAVLSDDKDLIEKIKLLRSHGLVKKRLWLYDMLDLGYNYRLSDVACALGLNQLKKLDLNLAKREQIASFYDKEFEKNPYFSTIKIKAYKTSSRHLYPILLNPKFYCQKEELFERLLNLGIGVQVHYKPAYEFSFYKKMLGELYLEKADNFYKAQLSIPCHQQMSLKDAKFVRDSLFKLFEELDKKGYCE